TCCTATACTGTTCAAGGCAAACTGCTACAAGTGCTAGACGGCGAGCCGTTCATGCGCATCGGTGGCGTGCAACCCATCGTCGTGGACGTGCGTGTGATTGCCGCGACGAACGTGGACCTCGAGAAGGCGGTGCGCGAAGGCCGCATGCGAGAGGACGTATTCTTCCGGCTTGGTGAAGTTGTCGTGTCAATGCCCCCACTTCGCGAACGCAAGGAGGACATCCCGCTACTTGCGGAGCACTTCAACTTTAATCATTGCGAGCGGCTCGGAAAGCCGTACAAACCCATTCCCGCAAGCATTCTGGAAGGCATGGTCGAGTACGAATGGTATGGCAACATCCGCGAGCTCGGCGCATGCGTCAAAAAGTATGTTACGACAGACGATCCAGAGGCCTTGCAGGGCGAAGCGATTAGCCCTGACTTGGCGCCCGCGGGGGCTTCGCCAAGGCCCGTCGAGGTCAAACCGTCGAATGGACCGGGCGAATCCGCCGCCAAGCGCTTCATTCCGCTTAAAGAGGCGACGCAGCGAGCCGTCGAAGAGACGGAGCGCGCCATGATCGAGGAG
This portion of the Candidatus Hydrogenedentota bacterium genome encodes:
- a CDS encoding sigma-54-dependent Fis family transcriptional regulator encodes the protein MPELAQAPRSHEEIIRAPLNEGLLGVSPAIQHVREVIQRLAESSITVLINGESGTGKDIAARLLHKYSERYGKPFIKVNCPAIPESILESELFGYERGAFTGARTSKPGRFELANHGTIFLDEIAETSYTVQGKLLQVLDGEPFMRIGGVQPIVVDVRVIAATNVDLEKAVREGRMREDVFFRLGEVVVSMPPLRERKEDIPLLAEHFNFNHCERLGKPYKPIPASILEGMVEYEWYGNIRELGACVKKYVTTDDPEALQGEAISPDLAPAGASPRPVEVKPSNGPGESAAKRFIPLKEATQRAVEETERAMIEEALRFTLWNRRKAAKLLKVSYSSLLRRIDAYQIGKAGGIEQDEV